A region from the uncultured Bacteroides sp. genome encodes:
- a CDS encoding tetratricopeptide repeat protein → MLACLFTSCASTAKLQKHRESKADASDVLAAEQQRKYDYFFLEANRLKAKGDYDAAFDLFNHCLALNPNAASALYEISQFYLSLKQIPLGQGALEKAVANAPENYWYSQALANLYQQQGKKKEAVAVLESMVPRFPDRRESLFTLVDLYTQLKDYEKVISTLNRLEDILGKNEQLSMEKFRIYLQMEDDKKAFQEIESLAKEYPTDMRYLALLGDVYLQNGKNKEAYDTYQKVLAIEPDNAMALFSLASYYEQTGQKELYEQQLDTLLLNKKVPAETKVNVMREFIVQSEQAGKDSLQVINIFNRMMQQDADDTQIPMLYAQYLLSKGMEKESIPVLEQVVQIDPTNTAARMMLLGSAVRKNDYEQVIKICEPGVEATPESIEFYYYLGIAYYQAERLDDALNIYKKGLTHVTADSKKEVVSDFYSMLGDIYHTKKQLAEAYAAYDSSLVYNPSNVGALNNYAYYLSVEKRDLDKAEEMSYKTVKAEPNNSTYLDTYAWILFEKGNYAEARIYMDDAMKNGGDQSDVIVEHCGDIYYMLGDVDGAMKYWNKALGMDSKSTTLKLKIAKKKYIAE, encoded by the coding sequence ATGCTAGCGTGCCTGTTTACTTCTTGCGCTTCTACGGCTAAATTGCAGAAACATCGTGAATCTAAGGCTGATGCATCTGATGTTCTTGCTGCCGAACAGCAGCGAAAGTACGATTATTTTTTCCTTGAGGCAAACCGTCTCAAAGCAAAGGGGGATTATGATGCAGCATTCGACTTATTTAATCATTGCCTTGCACTAAATCCGAATGCGGCATCTGCATTATATGAAATATCTCAGTTTTATTTATCTCTTAAACAAATACCATTGGGACAAGGTGCTCTTGAAAAGGCAGTGGCCAATGCACCGGAAAATTATTGGTATAGTCAGGCACTGGCCAATCTATATCAGCAGCAAGGAAAGAAAAAAGAGGCCGTCGCAGTCCTGGAATCAATGGTTCCCCGCTTTCCTGACCGAAGAGAATCATTGTTTACTCTGGTAGATCTTTATACTCAGCTTAAGGACTATGAAAAAGTTATTTCTACACTAAACCGTCTTGAAGATATACTTGGAAAGAATGAACAACTTAGCATGGAGAAATTTCGTATTTATCTCCAAATGGAAGATGATAAAAAAGCATTTCAGGAGATAGAGAGTTTGGCAAAGGAATATCCAACGGATATGCGATACCTTGCTTTGCTAGGTGATGTTTATTTGCAAAACGGTAAAAACAAAGAGGCTTATGATACTTATCAGAAAGTACTGGCTATAGAACCGGACAATGCCATGGCGCTTTTTTCGCTAGCCTCTTATTATGAGCAAACAGGGCAGAAGGAGCTTTATGAACAACAGTTAGATACGTTGTTGCTGAATAAAAAAGTTCCTGCAGAGACGAAAGTGAATGTGATGCGCGAATTCATTGTGCAATCGGAGCAGGCAGGAAAGGACAGTTTGCAGGTAATAAATATCTTTAACCGTATGATGCAACAGGATGCCGATGATACGCAGATACCGATGCTTTATGCGCAATACTTATTATCCAAAGGAATGGAAAAAGAGTCTATTCCGGTGTTAGAGCAAGTCGTTCAGATAGATCCTACTAATACAGCTGCAAGAATGATGCTTTTAGGTTCGGCAGTCCGTAAAAACGATTATGAACAAGTAATTAAAATATGCGAACCAGGTGTTGAAGCAACTCCTGAATCTATTGAATTTTATTATTACCTAGGCATTGCATACTATCAGGCGGAACGTTTGGATGATGCCTTAAATATCTATAAGAAAGGATTAACTCATGTTACAGCAGACAGTAAAAAAGAAGTGGTATCCGATTTTTATAGCATGCTGGGGGATATTTATCATACAAAGAAACAGTTGGCTGAGGCTTATGCTGCTTATGATTCCTCTCTGGTTTATAATCCGTCAAATGTTGGTGCACTCAATAACTATGCCTATTATTTGTCGGTAGAAAAGCGCGATCTTGATAAAGCCGAAGAGATGAGTTATAAAACGGTGAAGGCTGAGCCCAACAATTCTACTTATCTGGATACTTATGCTTGGATACTTTTTGAAAAAGGTAATTATGCCGAAGCTCGTATCTACATGGATGATGCTATGAAAAACGGAGGCGATCAGAGTGATGTGATAGTAGAACATTGTGGTGATATTTATTATATGTTGGGCGATGTTGATGGTGCTATGAAGTATTGGAATAAGGCACTTGGAATGGATAGTAAATCGACAACGCTGAAATTAAAAATAGCCAAGAAAAAATACATAGCCGAATGA